In the Nocardia asteroides genome, GGCGACCGTGGTCGGGCACCACCGGCTCCGGCACGACGTCGCGGTGATCCGGCTGATCGGCGAGTTCGTCCCCTTCCGCGCGGGTCAATCGGTGCAGGTGCGGGTGCCGCAGCAGCCGACGGTGAGCAGGCGGTACTCGCCCGCGCTCCCGCCCTCGCTCGACGGCAAGCTGGAGTTCCACGTGCGCACCGTGCCCGGCGGCTGGCTGAGCGGCTCGATCGTGGCCGACACCCAGCCCGGCGACGAGTGGCGGATCAGCGCCCCGATGGGCAGCTTCACCATCGACCCGGCCGGCGACGAGGTGGTGCTGATCGCGGGCGGCACCGGGCTGGCGCCGATGCGCTCGCAGCTGCTCGAGCTGGCCAGGGCCGAGCAGCCGCCGCGCACCTACCTGTTCGTCGGCGGGCGCTCG is a window encoding:
- a CDS encoding FAD-binding oxidoreductase, yielding MDIDPSPLDGPDPRAVGDGEWSATVVGHHRLRHDVAVIRLIGEFVPFRAGQSVQVRVPQQPTVSRRYSPALPPSLDGKLEFHVRTVPGGWLSGSIVADTQPGDEWRISAPMGSFTIDPAGDEVVLIAGGTGLAPMRSQLLELARAEQPPRTYLFVGGRSPRDLYADDMLFLLATELPWLTVIPVVERPDDPSWPDEWFERSRVDIGFPAEEQLHGTLADVIGSHGAFDRHQVLVCGSPGMTRATVEKLIDIGTPVERIQYEGL